In Rutidosis leptorrhynchoides isolate AG116_Rl617_1_P2 chromosome 6, CSIRO_AGI_Rlap_v1, whole genome shotgun sequence, the DNA window catttggcaactagcatgaaatatctcgtaaaattacaaaaatattagtaatcattcatgacttatttacatgaaaacaaaattacatatcctttatatctaatccatataccaacgaccaaaaacacctacaaacactttcattcttcaattttcttcatctaattgatctctctcaagttctatcttcaagttctaagtgttcttcataaattctataagttctagtttcataaaataaagaatacttccaagtttgctagcttacttccaatcttgtagagtgatcatccaacctcaagaaatctttcttatttacagtaatatatctttctaatacaaggtaatactcatattcaaactttgattcaatttctataactataacaatcttatttcgagtggaaatcttacttgaacttgttttcatgtcatgattctgcttcaagaactttcaagccatccaaggatcctttgaagctagatctatttttctcatttccagtaggtttaactactaaaattaaggtagtaatgatgctcataacatcattcgattcatacatataaaactatcttattcgaagatttgaacatgtaatcactagaacatagtttagttaattctaaacttgttcgcaaacaaaagttaatccttctaacttgacttttaaaatcaactaaacacatgttctatatctatatgatattctaacttaatgatttaaaaccggaaaacacgaaaaacaccgtaaaaccggatatacgccgtcgtagtaacaccgcgggctgttttgggttagttaattaaaaactatgataaactttgatttaaaagttgttcttatgggaaaatgatttttcttatgaacatgacacTGTatttaaaaatcatggttaaactcaaagtggaagtatgttttccaaaatagtcatctagacgtcgttctttcgactgaaatgactacctttacaaaaacaacttgtaacttatatttccgaccataaacctatactttttatgtttagattcataaaatagagttcaatatgaaaccatagcaatttgattcactcaaatcggatttaaaacgaagaagttatgggtaaaacaagattggatattttttgattgttttagctactggaaatattgtaacaattctatacaaatcatatcctagctaacttatattgtattatacatgtattctaatatattatgtaatcttgggataccatagacacgtatgcaaatgttttgacatatcatatcgacccatgtatatatattatttggaacaaccatagacactctatatgcagtaatgttggagttagctatacagggttgaggttgattccaaaaatatatatgctttgagttatgatctaccctgagacgtgtatacactgggtcgtggattaattcaagataatatatcgatttatttctgtacatctaattgtggacaactagttgtaggttactaacgaggacagctgacttaataaacttaaaacattaaaacgtattaaaaatgttgtaaatatattttgaacatactttgatatatatgtacatatttgttataggttcgtgaatcgaacagtggccaagtcttacttcccgacgaagtaaaaatctgtgaaagtgagttatagtcccacttttaaaatataatattttggtatgagaatacatgcagttttataaatgttttatgaaatagacataagtaaatgaaactacattatatgggtgaatgatcgaagccgaatatgccccttttgcttggtagcctaagaattagtaaaccgatctactaattgacgcgaatcctaaagatagatctattgggcttaacgaaccccatccaaagtaccggatgctttagtacttcgaattcgtttatatcatgtccgaaggattttccggaatgatagaggatattcttatatgcatcttgttaatgtcggttaccaggtgttcaccatatgaatgaattttatctctatgtatgggatgtatattgaaatataaaatcttttggtctattattatgatttgataatatataggttaaacctataactcaccaacattttttttaacgttttaagcatgtctattctcaggtgattattaagagcttccgctgttgcataataaaataaggacaagatttggagtccatgcttgaatgatattatgtaaaaactgcattcaagaaacttatttttgatgtaatatattcttattgtaaaccattatgtaatggtcttgtgtaaacggtatattttagattatcattacttgataatctacgtaatgttttttaaacctttatcgataaaataaaggttatggttgttttaaaaatgaatgcagtctttgaaaaacgtctcatatagaggtcaaaacctcgcgacgaaatcaattaatatggaacgtttataatcaatatgaacgggacatttcagttaccattaaaaatactagtaatgcagtagttgtattagaatctagtgctctctgataataaagaacagccctagtcttatatattgactacccaattctagtaaaaattttcaaaattttcaaataaatgaattcaaaatcatgtttatacatatttatgaacgataaaactaggtgttaaacaccgaaattattgttacctcggaaaggacataaattgagaaacaacctaaaatgttagaattcatttaaaatggaatagaggacaataaaaaggcaaagaaaggaaaataaaagccaagtgtaagaaaaatttaccaagttatttagaacatatatcacatatttttgtacaaataattgaagatacttttgttttggacaattttaataagttttacccagtttattgtaatataaatgaaatttaaaaggaagtaaagtcttctgaaagaaaaagaaacgcgcttcttgatttaggtcaggaagttgtcgtccagaccagttgtagagtctacgaaaaaccttgaaaagttttctcgaaaatcagctgaaaatccacggacctcagcatcaaacagggtcgccaagtggtcagacttatcctaactatgggaggatctgtctcgtacaatgggggcaccgtgcaaattagcttataagactaatgaatcagatccccagaaaggataatctccttaaagatcaaaaatcagcttttaagattgatattactcaatccttgagattgacttttaaagattgagaattacaaactcatggaatttgatgatatctaaactcgagcttgaacgagaaaatattttgatcaaaattacaaaccgatttgttttctgaaaaacccatttttaatgcgttcattaccattaaacataaaatcctaggaattcacctggaattcaatatgtcacctgaactaaatcgggtgtcaaccgtaagaacggtggttgcatagcatggtcaaagacaggaccttgtgccagaccaaaaaactatagggtgatctttactattgttcctacaaaggatagtaattgcatccgacacgttatagacaatAATCAAAatcatgtcacgggacattaccttaacagttgcttgttcaacgctttcctttacaaccggacggtagtttaccgaaaggtaatatacggaacaagtatactggacgtgttgctttcctaatacaaggttagcaagtgggtgacacaaaaccacaagttttaagctaaaattttcaaatctgaaacccaccaaacccacaaaaacaatttgcaaacaccggtgaagggttatttcggaaaacttatctagggtaaaagctagattttatttttgaaagatcaaatgttttcataaagatccaatttccttaaaggatctaaattttcatagtcatgtgggactgtaaaccacatcgttactatcattgtttataccgccaaatcaaaatcactgatgtacaaagtgtgaagaataaagaagtgattcttgtatttttatttcaagaccatattgcttgaggacaagcaacgcttaagtgtggaaatatttgataatgctaaaaacgaacatatatttcatagcattatccctcaagaaagacaagcttttagttgcaattattctatttacaagtgatattcgtttaaataataaaaggtgaagacaaaagacagattcgacgaattgaagacgcaaacgaccaaaaagctcaaaagtacaaagtacaatcaaagtggttcaaattattgatgagaaacgtctaaaagttacaagagtacgagccgcaaaacgcaaagtataagatattaaatagtacgaaagtacgttcgaaaatccggaaccgggaccaaagtcaactctcaacgcttgacgcaacagactaaaaattacaagtcaactatgcacatgaatataatataatatataattaattcttaaaattatatatattatattatatattaaaaacgtcggcaaactagaaaacaagaacatgtgagctgatccagctggctatgcgatcgcatggccaggatgcccatatttcatgcgatcgcatgagcctaaaAGGCTGGCCAcaactataaatttcgcagtttttggtcgaatgttttacatctttttctatcctctctatctctcacgtaatatatatatatatatatatatatatatatatatatatatatatatatatatatatatatatatatatatatatatatatatatatattataattttaattttaatttaataataataagggtatgttagcgaatgttgtaagtgtgtaagtcgaaattctgtccgtgtaacgctacgctattattaatcattgtaagttatgttcaacctttctaaattaatgtctcgtagctaagttattattatgcttatttaaattgaagtaatggtgatattggactaaaatattaaagacgggttaattgggctttggaccataattggggtttggacaaaagaacgacacttgtggaaattagactatgggctattaatgatctttatatttgtttaattgaatgatagttcgttaatttaatataaaaattacaattagacgtacctataaataaccacatacactcgatcggacacgattgtcgggatatttataagtactaataatcgttcatttaaccggacacgggaatggattaatagtcaatggacttattaaaacaggggtgaattacatacaaggaaaattggtgtaattatagtttaagtccccaattagttggaatatttgacttcgggtataaggataatttgacgaggacactcgcactttatatttatgactgatggactgttatggacaaaaaccagatggacatatcgaataatccaggacaaaggacaattaacccatggtaataaactaaaattaacacgtcaaacatcatgattatggaagtttaaataagcataattcctttatttcatatttcaccgcacttttatttactgtcattttatttatcgtacttttaattatcgcaattttatttatcgtcaatttatttatcgcacttttaattatcgcactttaattatcgttatttactttacgctttaaattaagttatatttatttttaatattttacattaggttttaactgcgacttaagatataaaatcgacaaaccggtcattaaacggtaaaaacccccttttatatatatatatatatatatacaaatttagttttaaaaatatagcgttaaacttggctagttccctgtggacgaaccagacttactaaaaactacactactgtacgattaggtacactgtctataagtgttctagcaaggtttaggtatatccactctataaataaataaataacttgtgtaaaattgtatcgtatataATAGTGTTTcgcaataaatatataactattttgtatacacctctacgcacatcagtaccTTTATTGGTTATAAAATATGAACTCATCTCCCTTTGTTGTTCAAAAATGAATTGTCCAGTCAAGTCCCGTAAGACATCTAACAAATCAGAAAAAGCAACCTTGCCATTTCCATCGAATCGGAAACTTTATATATAGCAAAAAAATAAAATCATTTTATGATTTTAATAACAAGTAAAAAGACAATGAATATAGTGTGCACACCTTAAACTTTCACATAAAACAAAAAGATATGGAGTAGTAATTACATTAACTTTGTGTTGTAAGGTATCTTGAGAACTAAATGCAGACAAAAATGCCAGAAACTCCTTAAAATTCAACCCATCAATCATCCTGAATAATCTCTGAACAGAAGAAATGCGTGAATCCAATAGTCCATGATGAATTAATACCATTTTAACCACAGTTACAACCCAAATTGAAAATAAGCTAAGTTTTTACTTGACAACATAAGAAACAACGATTTGGAACAGGTTTACATTCAAACAGCTTCTGCTTATACCCAAACGCAAATAATCATCAGCTTGAAATAATTTATCTTATGCTAAACAAAGAAGATGGAGTGTTTAATAGTACCTTTATCTGATGTATAAAAAAACCCAAATTGGGTGTTTTCCCTGGCTTATGTTGTGGGTTCGACGCACTGGAATATAAAAAGTCCTATAAAGTAATTTTTTATACACTTTATTTGGAAGTTAACTTATAAGCTTCAATTAGAATTGAAATCCCATAAATGATGCTAAACCAAACACCCCAAATTTAGATCAACTAcaagccgttttgtaggtaatcgagcatacaatacaactaactacttactaacaatagttcatggcattcaatgcatcaaatattcatttcaagcttatcaaaccctaacccgaattcaccaaaatcactaatcaagtttatggagttttctcaagcaacctacatatgaaattgaagctagtgatatatatatatatatatatatatatatatatatatatatatatatatatatatatatatatatatatatatatatatacttcaatTTCAGACTGGAGGAACGGACTATGGAAGATATCAGAATCGTAAAGGAATACCCTATCCACATCTTTGGTGACTTCTCAACACCTCCAAAAGATATCCCACTGCAGATACTATGAGTGACTGCGTTGTGTGTTGGCGTTGAACGTCTCCGAGGTAGTTACGTTAAATAAAATTTTCTTTTATAATGAATAGATTACAAATGTTAGAAAGTAGGAGTTACTTGGCATAATTATAATTTTGAATTGTTATCAAtcaatataaaacccaataaactCCCATTTTATAACATCTGTAATCTATCAATTATAAATGAAAAATATATCTAACGTAACTACCTCGGAGACGTTCGGCGCCAACACAGCGTAGCCATTCGTAATGTGTGGGATATCCCTTAGAGGTGTTGAGAAATCACCAAATATGTGGACAAGGTGTTCCTTTACGGTTGTGATACCTTCCCAGTACGTTCCTCCATTCTGAAATTAAAGTCTGGTCTTCTCTTTCTATATTCAATTGTAAGGTCGGATAATTTTCCCCATTTTTGAATTACACAACTCACCCAGCCAATAGCAAACCTAGATGGGCATTTGCTTAAAAATATTACCCTAATCTCACCATGAATCCATGATGAGCGAATCGTTTCAGAGATAACtcaggttggtaagttcataatcTATTAGCTGATAGTTGAAATTTAGATTAACCGTAACCCCATAGATAATGCTAACCCAAACACCCCCAAATAAATAATCCCAAACACAGTAAACTCACATGCTTATAACAAGTTTAAAAAAAAGATTACAATCTCTAACATAAAACCCAGCAATCAAATAGTACAATGTTAACAAATATCAACTTCAATAAACCTGAGAAAACGAATTAACAGCAAATTCCGGAACAGAAAGGAATTCATCAGCAGATATGAATCCGCCACTATTACGATCCAATTGACAAAACCTTTGGTACAATGACACTATCTCTTGTTGTGTAACTACACCCAAATCAAACTAAACACATAAATTAATCAAATTTACAATACCAGTTAgttaaaaatcaaaattttaatGACTTACAGGTGTAATTGCAATGTTCGTATTAAGTAAGCATTGATGATGCGTTCTCATGATTTCAGAGAGAGTTTGTTAATTTGCTAAATTGGGGTAATAGAAGAAACCCTAGTTTAGTGCTATAGATGTTGAATTGTGTGAGATTTGGGGGAAGAAATAGGATATGAGTGTGATTTGGTGACCAGCAAAACAAAGACAACTTTTTTTCGGCGAAAATAATGAATACTCATATAGAATCGAGGTCGTTTTCCAAAAGAAAACGTCCTCAACAGAGAATACAAAAGGACAAGGGAAACAGAGAAGCTCGCGCCTAGAAAATAACATCAAAACTAAAGCTATCTATAAACGAATACAGCAACGAAAACTATACATACGAATTGTACATACAATTAAGAAAGAAAAGGTTGGGTTTGTTGCTTGTGATCATGAAAGTGGATCGGGTAAGTCTTACTTTTGACTGATTGTTGGGGTGAGTTAAGAGTTTAGGGGGGAAAAAAAGCTATGTAAAAGTAAACTATTTTTTGATTA includes these proteins:
- the LOC139853657 gene encoding uncharacterized protein, which codes for MVVATLFDLEVENILLHQIVRRRGVPSYNEYLVKWRNLPDSEASWEAGDLLRQFPDKIKKYHEDGMMRTSREYEHCNYTFTQQEIVSLYQRFCQLDRNSGGFISADEFLSVPEFAVNSFSQRLFRMIDGLNFKEFLAFLSAFSSQDTLQHKVNFKVFRFDGNGKVAFSDLLDVLRDLTGQFIFEQQREIVLTQVLEEAGYKKDSLLGLSVFMKVMSYSGLKMEVEVPVD